One part of the Thermoplasmata archaeon genome encodes these proteins:
- a CDS encoding GntR family transcriptional regulator has product MYITINLKSEKSIYQQIYDNIISGIVSGELREGTILPSARQLSASLGVNFHTVNKAYNILKNDGFLILDRKKEFVVQKKIQRNADFVNKWKEEEAKHINEALANGLSENEIFDILKKILTEKVKMND; this is encoded by the coding sequence ATGTATATAACAATAAATTTAAAAAGTGAAAAATCGATATATCAGCAGATATATGATAATATCATAAGTGGTATTGTTTCTGGAGAGTTAAGAGAAGGCACAATTTTGCCTTCAGCAAGACAACTAAGTGCAAGTCTTGGGGTCAACTTTCATACGGTTAACAAAGCGTACAATATACTTAAAAATGACGGATTTTTGATACTGGACAGAAAAAAAGAGTTTGTGGTACAGAAAAAAATTCAAAGAAATGCAGATTTTGTTAATAAATGGAAAGAGGAAGAAGCGAAGCATATAAACGAAGCGCTGGCTAACGGTTTGTCTGAAAATGAAATATTTGATATATTAAAAAAAATACTAACCGAAAAGGTGAAAATGAATGATTGA